The proteins below are encoded in one region of Candidatus Palauibacter soopunensis:
- a CDS encoding redoxin domain-containing protein has protein sequence MTSNAKISVGDRVEPFTLPYEAGGTIDLGDHLGRDRIVLLFFPLAFTSVCTAEMCRLRDEWNAYASLDAAVFAISVDSPFVTSRFRAEESIPFPILSDFNRTVSRDWGVLYEEFHGFRGVAKRSAFVIGTDGKVAYAWVSEDAGVEPDYEELLQAVADAP, from the coding sequence ATGACTTCCAACGCGAAGATCTCGGTCGGCGACCGCGTGGAGCCGTTCACGCTGCCGTACGAAGCCGGAGGAACGATCGATCTGGGGGACCACCTCGGCCGCGACCGGATCGTGCTCCTCTTCTTCCCCCTCGCCTTCACCTCGGTCTGCACGGCCGAGATGTGCCGGCTCCGGGATGAGTGGAACGCCTACGCGTCGCTCGACGCCGCTGTGTTCGCGATCTCCGTCGACAGCCCGTTCGTCACGTCCCGTTTTCGGGCCGAGGAGAGCATCCCCTTCCCCATCCTCTCCGATTTCAACCGCACGGTTTCGCGTGACTGGGGCGTGCTGTACGAGGAGTTTCACGGGTTCCGGGGCGTCGCGAAGCGGTCGGCGTTCGTGATCGGAACGGACGGCAAGGTGGCGTACGCGTGGGTGTCGGAGGACGCGGGCGTGGAGCCGGACTACGAGGAACTCCTGCAGGCGGTTGCAGACGCGCCCTGA
- a CDS encoding succinylglutamate desuccinylase/aspartoacylase family protein codes for MSSRASRERRTPERRIGAYRGAEPGPLVICIASLHGNEPAGIAALERVLDVLSSNRFRMRGDLVGLRGNLQARRAGTRFIDEDLNRVWQRERVDAVLESLRSGESAPEGDGGPIVGSAELAEQRDLLAAFRAEDRRARGPIHVLDLHTTSSESAPFTTLGDTLQNRALALRLPVPVVLGLEEQIDGAMLHYFDRLGWANIGIEAGQHEAASSIEVHEEAVWILLETLGLIEEGSAPGPGDLRARLARRAEGLPRVLDVRYRHVVSEEDEFRMHPGFRNFDVVEAGQELGADRTGPVRTAFAGRVFLPLYQRQGDDGFFIVRQRAAEWLTVSRLLRTAGADRTATWLPGVRPHPERSDAVVVARWARSRWVIGLLHLMGFTARGESGGAVMVRRQEGPARQPESASTGG; via the coding sequence ATGTCCTCGAGGGCGTCGCGAGAGCGGCGAACTCCCGAGCGTCGGATCGGCGCGTACCGGGGTGCCGAGCCTGGTCCGCTCGTCATCTGTATCGCCTCGCTGCACGGAAACGAACCGGCGGGTATCGCAGCGCTGGAACGGGTATTGGACGTGCTTTCGTCGAACCGGTTTCGGATGCGCGGGGACCTGGTCGGACTCCGTGGCAACCTTCAGGCGCGCAGAGCAGGCACGCGGTTCATCGACGAGGATCTCAACCGCGTGTGGCAACGCGAGCGCGTGGACGCGGTACTGGAGTCGCTACGGTCCGGGGAGTCGGCGCCGGAGGGCGACGGGGGACCGATCGTGGGGAGCGCCGAGTTGGCGGAGCAGCGGGATCTTCTGGCCGCCTTCCGCGCGGAAGACCGGCGCGCGCGCGGGCCCATCCACGTCCTTGACCTTCATACCACATCATCGGAAAGCGCGCCTTTCACGACGCTTGGAGACACGCTTCAGAACCGGGCACTCGCACTTCGCCTTCCGGTCCCGGTGGTTCTGGGACTGGAAGAGCAGATCGATGGCGCCATGCTCCACTACTTCGACCGCCTGGGCTGGGCCAACATCGGCATCGAAGCGGGGCAGCACGAGGCCGCGTCGTCCATCGAAGTGCACGAGGAGGCCGTGTGGATCCTGCTTGAGACCCTCGGACTGATCGAGGAAGGAAGCGCGCCGGGCCCGGGCGACCTGAGGGCGCGCCTCGCTCGCCGCGCAGAAGGCTTGCCGAGAGTGCTGGATGTCCGCTATCGCCACGTTGTCTCGGAGGAGGACGAATTCCGGATGCATCCGGGGTTCAGGAACTTCGACGTGGTCGAGGCGGGGCAGGAACTCGGCGCGGACCGGACCGGACCGGTGCGGACGGCGTTTGCAGGCCGCGTCTTCCTCCCGCTCTACCAGCGACAAGGCGACGACGGTTTCTTCATCGTGCGGCAGCGCGCTGCCGAGTGGCTGACGGTGTCCCGGCTTCTGCGAACGGCCGGTGCGGATCGCACGGCCACTTGGCTTCCGGGCGTACGGCCGCATCCCGAGCGGAGCGATGCCGTCGTCGTGGCGCGCTGGGCCCGCAGCCGGTGGGTGATCGGGCTCCTCCATCTCATGGGGTTCACCGCCCGGGGCGAGAGCGGCGGGGCGGTGATGGTCCGGCGCCAGGAAGGGCCCGCCCGCCAGCCGGAGTCTGCGTCTACGGGCGGTTAG
- a CDS encoding 4a-hydroxytetrahydrobiopterin dehydratase — translation MSIPLAQQQCIPCRGGVPPLEGGALDALAEELGADWRVVDGHHLEKEYRFPDFVTALDFVNRVGGMAEEQNHHPDLFLAWGRVVVRIWTHKIDGLTESDFVFAAKAETLHRPPA, via the coding sequence ATGTCGATACCGCTCGCGCAGCAGCAGTGCATCCCCTGTCGAGGCGGGGTTCCTCCCCTGGAGGGAGGGGCCCTCGACGCGCTCGCGGAAGAACTCGGGGCCGACTGGCGGGTCGTGGACGGCCATCACCTCGAGAAGGAGTACCGCTTCCCGGACTTCGTGACGGCGCTCGACTTCGTGAATCGCGTGGGGGGGATGGCCGAGGAGCAGAACCATCACCCGGACCTGTTCCTCGCCTGGGGGCGGGTCGTCGTCCGGATCTGGACGCACAAGATCGACGGACTCACGGAGAGTGATTTCGTGTTCGCGGCGAAGGCGGAAACGCTGCACCGACCGCCGGCGTGA